In Bacteriovorax stolpii, a single genomic region encodes these proteins:
- the flgG gene encoding flagellar basal-body rod protein FlgG — translation MSKLFLMMLSLATMSEAQAMLKALHTAASGMSAQETNVNTISNNIANVNTTGFKRGRTEIDDLTYETIQEAGARSSSSTNYNVGTQVGSGARVSAVRKEFTNGSPQITNNPFDLMINGDGFFGVIMPNGELKFTRDGSFNVDAQGTMVTKQGYKIYPGFSFPPNTSSVSISEDGKMQAFTKGGAEPTEVGQVPIFTFVNPVGLKSTGMNLYQISLSSGQPVQGIAGMDNAGSIMQGAIETSNVSPMTEMTDLIRAQRAYEMNSKVMGVADQMMQTINNIR, via the coding sequence ATGAGTAAATTATTTTTGATGATGTTAAGTTTGGCGACCATGTCTGAAGCGCAGGCAATGCTTAAGGCCTTGCATACTGCTGCCTCGGGAATGAGCGCACAGGAAACAAACGTCAACACAATTTCAAACAACATCGCCAACGTCAACACGACAGGTTTTAAAAGAGGCCGTACGGAAATTGACGATCTAACCTATGAAACCATCCAGGAAGCTGGAGCGAGATCATCTTCATCGACAAATTACAACGTAGGAACTCAAGTTGGTTCTGGAGCGAGAGTTTCAGCGGTAAGAAAAGAGTTCACTAACGGATCTCCTCAAATCACTAACAACCCATTTGACTTAATGATCAACGGAGATGGATTCTTCGGGGTTATCATGCCAAACGGAGAATTAAAGTTTACTCGCGACGGATCGTTTAATGTCGACGCTCAAGGAACAATGGTGACCAAACAAGGATACAAAATTTATCCAGGTTTTAGTTTCCCACCGAACACTTCAAGTGTTTCGATTTCTGAAGATGGAAAAATGCAGGCCTTCACTAAAGGTGGAGCTGAACCAACAGAAGTCGGACAAGTGCCAATCTTTACTTTTGTTAACCCGGTTGGACTTAAGTCGACAGGGATGAACCTTTATCAAATCTCTCTTTCAAGCGGGCAGCCTGTGCAAGGGATTGCGGGAATGGATAACGCCGGATCAATCATGCAAGGGGCGATTGAAACATCTAACGTAAGCCCGATGACTGAAATGACTGATCTTATCCGCGCACAACGTGCTTACGAAATGAACTCGAAAGTTATGGGTGTAGCTGATCAGATGATGCAAACGATTAACAACATCAGATAA
- a CDS encoding flagella basal body P-ring formation protein FlgA — MKYLVLLFTFSTFAVSASECQIELFSKVYRLQKDQPLVSRDIVRDSNCSPEITNKLGSIISNSEGTVGTDFLRSELQKEFSDVSVTFVNKKLSLLDFNSAIRDQLLPESNLHFTQARSLNGLSSLGLVEGEQMRAVCDACQSFGEKNIKIDIANVVANSTRTLWFASKIMAKVKVVKAKRNLSFQQKNLEPEDFYFDEVLTMTPDNALTTLDNIRFYKSNKTILQNAVVSNLDLQAVNLVNYGTPVNVTLVSSSIALQKMAMPVRSARFGETIELKGPNNKNIAGKVVDYNKVVIEL; from the coding sequence ATGAAATATTTGGTCCTTTTATTCACATTCTCGACTTTTGCAGTAAGTGCCTCAGAGTGCCAGATCGAGCTTTTCTCTAAAGTGTACCGCCTGCAAAAAGATCAGCCTTTAGTTTCTCGCGATATCGTTCGCGACTCTAACTGCTCTCCTGAGATTACGAATAAACTAGGTTCAATTATTTCCAACTCTGAAGGAACTGTTGGAACTGATTTCTTAAGATCTGAGCTGCAAAAAGAATTCTCTGATGTCTCTGTGACTTTCGTTAATAAAAAACTCTCTCTTTTAGATTTCAACTCTGCTATCAGAGACCAACTTCTTCCAGAAAGCAATCTTCACTTCACTCAAGCAAGAAGCCTCAATGGCTTAAGCTCATTGGGATTAGTTGAAGGTGAACAAATGCGCGCTGTGTGCGATGCTTGCCAGAGTTTCGGGGAAAAAAACATCAAGATCGATATCGCTAACGTTGTAGCTAATTCTACAAGAACTCTTTGGTTTGCTTCAAAAATCATGGCAAAAGTAAAAGTGGTTAAGGCCAAACGCAACCTAAGCTTTCAGCAAAAGAACTTAGAGCCGGAAGATTTCTACTTCGATGAAGTTTTAACAATGACTCCAGATAATGCTTTGACAACTCTGGACAACATCCGTTTTTACAAATCAAACAAGACCATTCTTCAAAATGCAGTTGTTTCTAACTTAGACCTGCAAGCAGTAAACCTGGTTAATTACGGAACACCTGTAAACGTAACATTGGTAAGCAGTAGCATCGCCCTTCAAAAGATGGCCATGCCGGTTCGCTCAGCCCGTTTCGGTGAAACAATCGAACTTAAAGGACCAAATAATAAGAACATTGCTGGAAAAGTTGTGGACTATAACAAAGTGGTGATTGAACTATGA